The Papaver somniferum cultivar HN1 chromosome 3, ASM357369v1, whole genome shotgun sequence genome includes a region encoding these proteins:
- the LOC113360220 gene encoding F-box/kelch-repeat protein At3g06240-like, producing the protein MIKLDRIKIFALGYDHKTDDYKLSAGVTDFQREDTVFQIYSLASNSWKLGPTVPYSISYTARWHEVVVNGYHHWLAIAQRKFFILSFDIINESFKEMQPPKELLGKNLEDDRIIPGVLEGCLYILDSSYTNGVKINVEVWEMLDYGVHESWTRRYIITHESIIWRRNLIYSYVVVFWEW; encoded by the coding sequence ATGATTAAACTTGATAGAATTAAAATATTTGCTTTGGGTTATGACCACAAGACTGATGATTACAAGTTGTCAGCAGGTGTAACAGATTTTCAAAGAGAGGATACAGTTTTCCAAATCTATTCGTTAGCATCAAATTCATGGAAACTTGGGCCAACTGTGCCTTATTCGATTAGTTATACTGCGCGATGGCATGAAGTTGTTGTTAACGGATACCATCATTGGTTAGCGATAGCTCAACGTAAGTTTTTCATACTCTCTTTCGATATCATTAACGAGAGTTTTAAAGAAATGCAACCACCAAAAGAACTTTTGGGGAAGAATCTTGAGGATGATCGTATAATTCCTGGAGTGTTGGAAGGGTGCCTTTACATACTCGACAGCTCATACACCAATGGTGTTAAGATTAATGTTGAAGTATGGGAGATGCTGGACTATGGAGTTCATGAATCTTGGACTAGACGCTATATCATTACTCATGAGAGCATCATCTGGCGCCGTAATTTAATCTATAGTTATGTTGTGGTCTTTTGGGAATGGTAA